One window from the genome of Ammoniphilus sp. CFH 90114 encodes:
- the dapG gene encoding aspartate kinase — protein MKILVQKFGGSSLSSPEDREEAINHICLALDEGYSVCVVVSAMGRKGQPYATDTLIELIRSNGSTLQKRDWDLLLHCGEVISATTLASMLNSRDISATVLTGGQAGIITDNEFGNAQIQKMDGTRIKKELSNHRVVIVTGFQGRTEDWEVTTLGRGGSDTTATALGVALRAECVDIFTDVSGVMTADPRIVEDAQQLNAVTYTEIANMAYQGAKVIHPRAVEMAMQGNIPIRVRSTFSSDAGTLVANRSELQKRSDQTVERTITGIAHISNITQIKVLARDGQYDLQLSVFKAMAEHGISVDFINVNPIGVAYTVRDEVAEKAVRILQEMGNDPIPTPHCAKVSIIGAGMAGVPGVMAKIAEALNQEDIQILQCADSHTTIWVLVKEEDMIKAVRALHRKFDLHKLAH, from the coding sequence ATGAAAATATTAGTTCAGAAATTCGGAGGTTCTTCCCTATCTTCACCTGAAGATAGGGAAGAAGCTATTAATCATATTTGTTTAGCATTGGATGAAGGGTATTCAGTTTGCGTTGTCGTTTCAGCTATGGGACGTAAGGGTCAACCCTACGCAACGGATACCCTGATCGAATTGATTCGTTCGAACGGTTCTACCTTGCAGAAGAGGGATTGGGACTTACTTCTTCATTGTGGAGAAGTAATCTCCGCCACAACTCTAGCTAGTATGCTTAATAGCAGAGACATATCTGCAACTGTTTTAACCGGTGGGCAAGCAGGGATTATTACAGACAATGAGTTTGGTAATGCCCAGATTCAAAAAATGGATGGAACGAGAATTAAAAAAGAATTATCGAACCATCGTGTTGTCATCGTGACAGGATTTCAAGGAAGAACAGAAGATTGGGAGGTCACGACTCTAGGGAGAGGTGGGAGCGATACGACAGCCACAGCCTTAGGAGTTGCTTTAAGGGCAGAATGCGTGGATATATTTACAGATGTGAGCGGGGTTATGACAGCCGATCCTCGCATTGTAGAGGACGCTCAACAATTAAATGCAGTGACTTATACGGAAATAGCGAACATGGCTTACCAGGGGGCAAAAGTTATTCACCCAAGAGCTGTAGAGATGGCAATGCAAGGGAATATTCCAATTCGTGTTCGCTCTACATTTAGTAGTGATGCAGGAACTCTGGTAGCTAACCGTTCCGAACTTCAAAAGAGATCCGATCAAACAGTGGAAAGAACCATTACGGGTATTGCTCACATTTCCAATATTACGCAGATAAAAGTGTTAGCAAGGGACGGACAGTACGATTTACAGTTAAGTGTATTTAAGGCAATGGCTGAACATGGAATAAGCGTTGACTTCATAAACGTAAACCCTATTGGAGTAGCCTATACTGTGAGGGATGAAGTTGCAGAGAAAGCAGTAAGAATTCTTCAGGAAATGGGCAATGATCCAATACCGACTCCGCATTGTGCCAAGGTTTCCATTATTGGCGCTGGTATGGCAGGAGTTCCCGGCGTAATGGCCAAAATAGCCGAAGCCTTAAATCAAGAAGATATTCAGATATTACAATGTGCAGACTCCCATACGACCATATGGGTATTGGTGAAGGAAGAGGATATGATAAAAGCGGTCCGGGCCCTTCATCGCAAATTCGATTTGCATAAACTTGCACACTAG
- a CDS encoding ribonuclease J, translating to MVKQGNKILSIFALGGVGEIGKNMYVVQYDDELVVIDAGLKFPDEDMLGIDMVIPDITYLQENRDKVKGIFLTHGHEDHIGGLSYVLRHLNVPVYGSKLTLGLIQVKLKEAGLLRDASLNIVDDQSIVGVGKLKVSFFRTTHSIPDSLGVCVDTPEGKVVHTGDFKFDQTPVDNQMADLVAMSRIGQEGVAVLLSDSTNSDKPGFTGSERRVGQAIDRVFRQAKGRVVVATFASNIHRIQQVIDAAAHYGRKVAVIGRSMQNVMQIAIDLDYLHVPEGIIIEIDEIHRFTADQLAILSTGSQGEPMSALTRMARSSHRKVDILPGDTVIIAATPIPGNERHVGRIVDQLYRIGADVYYGSDVHVSGHGSQEELKLMLNLFKPKYFIPIHGEFRMMRAHAKLAHEVGIPPENVFLLDNGDTVEVSEGTARLGSKVHSGQVLIDGLGVGDVGNIVLRDRKLLSQDGILVVVVTLCKQTGAILSGPDIISRGFVYVRESEELLDEANQLVSQILKKCMEEKVNEWSTLKNSVRDGLGRFLYEKTKRRPMILPIIMEA from the coding sequence TTGGTGAAACAAGGCAACAAGATATTGTCTATCTTTGCGTTGGGCGGCGTTGGCGAGATAGGCAAGAATATGTATGTTGTACAGTATGATGATGAGCTCGTTGTCATTGATGCAGGATTGAAGTTCCCTGATGAAGATATGCTTGGGATTGATATGGTTATTCCAGACATTACGTATTTGCAAGAGAATCGGGATAAAGTGAAAGGGATATTTCTTACTCATGGTCATGAAGATCATATTGGTGGACTTTCCTACGTATTGAGACATTTGAATGTTCCTGTCTATGGAAGTAAGCTTACACTTGGTCTAATACAAGTTAAGTTAAAAGAAGCCGGCTTATTGAGAGATGCTTCCTTGAATATAGTAGACGATCAAAGCATCGTTGGAGTTGGCAAATTAAAGGTAAGCTTCTTTAGGACTACGCATAGTATTCCAGATTCCCTAGGGGTTTGTGTAGATACACCAGAAGGGAAGGTAGTACATACAGGGGATTTCAAGTTCGACCAAACCCCAGTAGACAATCAAATGGCAGACTTAGTTGCTATGAGTAGAATTGGTCAAGAGGGAGTAGCCGTTTTACTTTCGGATAGTACTAACTCAGATAAACCTGGTTTTACGGGATCGGAACGACGTGTTGGACAAGCTATTGATCGTGTTTTTCGCCAAGCGAAGGGACGGGTTGTTGTTGCAACATTTGCTTCCAATATTCATCGTATCCAGCAGGTTATTGATGCTGCCGCTCATTATGGTCGTAAGGTTGCTGTTATAGGTAGAAGTATGCAGAATGTCATGCAAATTGCCATCGATCTTGATTATTTGCACGTTCCTGAGGGCATTATTATCGAGATTGATGAGATCCATCGTTTTACAGCAGACCAACTTGCTATTCTTTCCACCGGTAGTCAAGGGGAGCCGATGTCTGCTTTAACTCGTATGGCACGGTCTTCACACCGGAAGGTAGATATTCTACCTGGAGATACTGTAATTATTGCTGCGACGCCTATACCTGGTAATGAGCGACATGTAGGGCGGATTGTAGATCAGCTCTATCGAATTGGGGCAGATGTCTATTATGGGTCAGATGTCCATGTATCTGGTCATGGGAGCCAAGAAGAGCTGAAATTGATGCTTAATCTCTTTAAGCCGAAATATTTTATTCCTATTCACGGAGAGTTTCGAATGATGCGTGCACACGCGAAGCTCGCCCATGAGGTTGGAATACCCCCGGAGAATGTTTTCCTACTAGATAATGGGGACACAGTTGAGGTATCCGAGGGAACGGCACGCTTAGGTTCTAAGGTCCATTCAGGTCAGGTCCTTATAGATGGTTTAGGTGTAGGAGATGTAGGAAATATCGTGTTGCGCGATAGAAAACTCCTATCACAGGATGGTATCCTCGTTGTTGTTGTAACCCTTTGTAAACAAACCGGAGCTATCCTTTCAGGTCCGGATATTATATCGCGTGGCTTTGTTTATGTTCGTGAATCTGAGGAACTACTTGATGAAGCGAATCAGTTAGTTAGTCAGATTTTAAAGAAATGTATGGAAGAAAAGGTGAATGAATGGTCTACTTTAAAGAATAGTGTAAGAGATGGTCTGGGACGTTTTCTTTATGAGAAAACAAAGAGAAGGCCTATGATTTTACCCATTATAATGGAAGCTTAG
- the dapA gene encoding 4-hydroxy-tetrahydrodipicolinate synthase — translation MTDFGRLLTAMVTPFNEDLEVDFEKTTQLVNHLIQTGTDTIVVGGTTGESPTLSKEEKVALFKHVAQQAKGKAKVIAGTGSNSTQASIELTRKAEEAGVDGIMLVVPYYNKPSQEGLYQHFKAIAESTTLPVMLYNIPGRSAINMQVETILRLAQISNITSVKEASGDLTPVAVLVDKAPVGFKVYTGDDKLTLPTLSVGGHGVVSVASHVIGQQMKSLIETYVKGDVQTAASLHRKYLPVFEGLFITSNPVPVKYALNKKGIEVGSVRLPLVPANEHEAKFIDNLFE, via the coding sequence GTGACAGATTTCGGACGTTTATTGACAGCAATGGTCACACCTTTTAATGAAGACCTTGAGGTGGACTTTGAGAAAACAACACAATTAGTTAACCATCTTATCCAAACCGGGACGGATACCATTGTAGTTGGTGGTACCACAGGGGAATCGCCTACCCTGAGTAAAGAAGAAAAAGTAGCTTTGTTTAAACATGTTGCTCAGCAAGCCAAAGGAAAAGCAAAAGTAATTGCCGGGACGGGAAGCAATAGTACCCAGGCTTCTATTGAATTAACTCGTAAAGCGGAAGAAGCGGGTGTAGACGGAATTATGCTAGTGGTTCCGTATTATAACAAGCCTTCTCAAGAAGGATTATACCAACATTTCAAGGCTATTGCGGAATCAACAACCTTGCCGGTTATGCTCTATAACATTCCAGGCCGCTCTGCTATTAATATGCAGGTAGAAACAATTCTCCGTCTTGCTCAAATTTCTAACATAACTTCTGTTAAAGAGGCTAGTGGTGATCTCACTCCGGTAGCAGTTCTCGTAGATAAAGCGCCTGTTGGCTTTAAAGTGTATACAGGTGACGACAAGCTTACTCTCCCTACCTTAAGTGTTGGAGGCCATGGTGTAGTGAGCGTGGCAAGCCACGTGATTGGTCAGCAAATGAAGAGTTTGATTGAGACCTATGTTAAGGGAGATGTACAGACAGCTGCATCCCTTCATCGGAAATACTTACCGGTTTTTGAAGGGTTATTTATCACATCTAATCCTGTTCCGGTAAAGTATGCCTTAAATAAGAAGGGAATCGAAGTCGGGTCTGTAAGACTTCCACTTGTCCCTGCAAATGAGCATGAAGCAAAGTTTATAGATAACTTATTTGAATAA
- a CDS encoding aspartate-semialdehyde dehydrogenase: MANAKTFNVAVVGATGAVGTQILRLLEERNFPISQLKCLSSARSAGATLTFKGQEIIVEEATPESFEGIDFALFSAGGSVSKALAQEAVQRGAVVIDNTNAFRMTPEVPLVVPEVNMEKAFEHQGIIANPNCSTIQMVAALQPIKEKYGIDRIIVSTYQAVSGAGNRAIGDLVSQTQAVLEGKEANGEILPVGSLPKKHQMAFNVIPQIDVFQENGFTLEEMKMINETKKIFGDENVKVAATCVRVPVLNGHSESVYVETKEDFNLDEIKELLAHAPGVTLIDDPAEQAYPLATDSTGKLEVFVGRLRKDVSEPRGLHMWIVSDNLLKGAAWNAVQIAEQMAAKFEN, encoded by the coding sequence ATGGCAAATGCAAAAACTTTTAATGTAGCAGTAGTCGGAGCAACGGGAGCAGTAGGTACACAGATTTTACGTTTGTTGGAAGAACGTAATTTCCCAATTAGTCAGTTGAAGTGTCTCTCCTCTGCAAGATCTGCAGGAGCAACTTTAACCTTTAAGGGACAGGAAATAATCGTAGAAGAAGCTACTCCAGAAAGCTTTGAAGGAATTGATTTTGCCTTGTTCAGCGCTGGAGGAAGCGTAAGTAAAGCCTTAGCACAAGAGGCTGTACAACGCGGGGCTGTAGTTATTGATAATACGAATGCGTTCAGAATGACTCCAGAAGTTCCGCTTGTTGTGCCAGAAGTAAATATGGAAAAAGCGTTCGAACATCAAGGAATCATAGCTAACCCTAATTGCTCTACGATCCAGATGGTGGCAGCTCTTCAGCCGATTAAAGAAAAGTATGGTATTGACCGCATTATTGTTTCCACCTACCAAGCGGTATCAGGTGCTGGTAATCGTGCAATCGGGGATCTTGTAAGCCAGACTCAAGCGGTGTTGGAAGGAAAAGAGGCTAATGGAGAAATCTTACCTGTTGGCTCCTTGCCAAAGAAACATCAAATGGCTTTTAACGTTATCCCTCAAATTGATGTCTTCCAAGAAAATGGCTTTACTCTAGAAGAAATGAAAATGATTAATGAAACAAAAAAGATCTTTGGTGATGAAAACGTAAAGGTTGCTGCAACTTGCGTTCGTGTTCCTGTCTTAAACGGACATTCCGAATCTGTTTATGTTGAAACCAAAGAGGATTTCAACTTAGATGAGATCAAGGAATTATTAGCTCATGCTCCTGGAGTCACGCTAATCGACGACCCTGCTGAACAGGCATACCCGTTAGCTACTGATTCAACTGGGAAACTTGAAGTATTCGTAGGACGTTTAAGAAAAGACGTATCTGAGCCTCGTGGTCTTCATATGTGGATTGTAAGTGACAACCTACTCAAGGGGGCTGCATGGAACGCAGTCCAAATTGCAGAACAAATGGCAGCTAAATTTGAAAATTAA
- a CDS encoding M16 family metallopeptidase, translating to MGQLLFDSVSVHDMNLHVLSTDKFKTTTIVIQVEQDLHENTVTKTALVPYVLKRGSTKYPTTRQLRQYLDSLFGAVFHTDVIKKGEKQIIQIQLEMANEKFLSDPSPLLSRGIEFLGEVITQPLVQNGGFHPSFVKSEAELLKNKITGLVDDKIKYANQRVTEEMCKNEPYRLLSYGKLEELDKIDPVDLYTYYQQLLSQNPIDIYVVGDVRTAEVKEEVRKYFKIERNEVKKLVFNPVQKREVEEHTIVEQMEVGQGKLNIGCRTQTTLADADYEALLMYNGILGGFPHSKLFVNVREKESLAYYAVSRLESQKGILMMMSGIEIDKYNQAVEIMKEQLQMMKKGEISDQELSQTKATLRNQLLETKDNARTIIDFTYNTRLAGTEKSLEEMLEKIEKVSVQDIVNIANKVEIDTIYFLRDKGGN from the coding sequence TTGGGTCAACTCTTGTTTGACAGCGTTTCAGTTCATGACATGAACCTACATGTGTTATCCACGGATAAATTTAAAACAACTACAATTGTCATTCAGGTGGAGCAAGATTTACATGAAAATACCGTGACGAAGACGGCATTGGTGCCTTATGTCCTAAAGCGAGGGAGTACTAAATATCCAACGACTAGACAGCTTCGACAATATTTAGATAGCTTATTTGGAGCCGTGTTTCATACCGATGTTATAAAAAAAGGAGAGAAACAGATCATCCAGATCCAACTTGAGATGGCAAATGAAAAATTCCTCTCTGATCCATCTCCCTTATTGAGTCGTGGGATCGAATTCCTGGGTGAAGTAATAACTCAGCCTTTAGTGCAAAACGGAGGTTTTCACCCAAGCTTTGTTAAATCGGAAGCCGAGCTGTTGAAAAATAAGATTACAGGTCTTGTTGATGACAAGATCAAATACGCTAATCAACGAGTTACAGAGGAAATGTGTAAGAATGAGCCTTACCGATTGTTGTCTTATGGGAAGCTAGAAGAATTAGACAAGATCGATCCGGTCGATCTGTATACATACTATCAACAGCTACTATCCCAGAATCCTATAGATATTTATGTTGTTGGGGACGTTCGGACAGCAGAAGTCAAGGAGGAAGTTAGAAAATATTTCAAGATAGAGCGAAATGAAGTGAAGAAACTCGTCTTTAATCCCGTTCAAAAAAGGGAGGTCGAGGAACACACCATAGTAGAACAGATGGAAGTGGGGCAGGGAAAATTAAATATAGGATGTCGCACGCAGACGACCTTAGCCGATGCGGACTATGAAGCGTTGTTAATGTATAACGGAATCCTAGGAGGATTCCCTCATTCCAAGTTGTTCGTTAATGTAAGAGAAAAGGAAAGCTTAGCGTATTATGCGGTCTCCCGTCTAGAGAGTCAAAAGGGAATTCTTATGATGATGTCGGGTATAGAGATAGATAAATATAACCAGGCAGTCGAGATTATGAAGGAACAGCTTCAAATGATGAAAAAGGGAGAGATTAGTGATCAGGAGCTATCCCAGACGAAAGCGACCCTTAGAAATCAGTTGCTAGAAACCAAGGATAACGCTAGAACCATTATTGATTTTACTTATAACACTCGTTTAGCAGGAACAGAAAAATCGCTTGAAGAGATGCTTGAGAAAATAGAAAAAGTGAGTGTGCAAGATATTGTAAATATCGCTAATAAAGTAGAAATTGACACCATTTACTTTTTAAGAGACAAGGGGGGGAATTAA
- a CDS encoding YlzJ-like family protein — translation MIIYSVMPMEMIMKNLDSTEYQYQEAEIEGVKMLVEPVPHSTEVKIVRLMSPNPQDYLNPKYMPGQTIHFRPEISHS, via the coding sequence ATGATCATATATTCCGTAATGCCTATGGAAATGATAATGAAGAATTTGGATTCTACGGAATATCAGTATCAAGAAGCGGAGATTGAGGGAGTGAAAATGCTCGTTGAACCAGTACCTCATTCCACCGAAGTTAAAATTGTAAGATTAATGAGTCCGAATCCACAGGATTATTTAAATCCTAAATACATGCCCGGTCAGACCATACATTTTCGACCGGAGATTAGCCATTCTTAA
- a CDS encoding dipicolinate synthase subunit B, whose amino-acid sequence MKLAGKTIGFGVTGSHCTLEEIMPQIKRLVDEGANVIPIITHTVATTDTYFGNAVDWKKQLEDITGNKIISTIVDAEPLGPKRPLDVMVIAPMTGGSTSKFANALTDSPVLMAAKATMRNHRPVVLAISTNDGLGLNMANIAKLMAAKDIYFVPFGQDAPEKKPKSLVARMELIKETCEMALEGKQLQPVIVEKFKYMH is encoded by the coding sequence ATGAAATTAGCAGGAAAAACAATTGGTTTTGGAGTAACGGGCTCTCATTGTACCTTAGAGGAGATAATGCCTCAAATTAAGCGATTAGTTGATGAGGGAGCGAATGTAATTCCCATCATTACACATACGGTGGCAACGACGGATACGTATTTTGGGAATGCCGTGGACTGGAAAAAGCAGTTAGAAGATATCACCGGCAACAAAATTATTTCAACAATTGTGGATGCTGAGCCGCTAGGGCCGAAAAGACCTCTAGATGTCATGGTTATTGCACCGATGACAGGCGGATCAACAAGTAAATTTGCTAATGCTTTAACAGACAGCCCTGTACTAATGGCTGCCAAGGCAACCATGCGTAACCATAGACCGGTGGTATTAGCTATTTCTACAAACGATGGTCTAGGACTAAACATGGCAAACATTGCTAAATTAATGGCTGCGAAGGATATCTATTTTGTTCCATTTGGGCAAGACGCTCCTGAGAAAAAGCCAAAATCATTAGTGGCAAGGATGGAATTAATTAAGGAAACTTGTGAGATGGCTCTTGAGGGCAAGCAGCTGCAGCCAGTGATTGTTGAAAAATTTAAATATATGCACTAG
- a CDS encoding DNA translocase FtsK, with translation MASSKNKKSKKQNSPRFSLKSTLVFELYGLVLLAVFLITLSKYGWVGETFSWIVRFLTGTWDFIIPLIGIFCAAHIMVRRQWPILYTPRWVGLFIIFFSVLLFDHILFFDQLSAQGKFTDQSIVKISWDAILQEKAQLESGMVSTTDIGGGMIGAVGLAINYYLFARTGTMIIAFFSFLIGLMLLFQISYVALFTRGRDLVSVAGKSVANKGKEAVHLMLERAEKEDSKNEVTKGKPEPKGDFSSVDFDFRKPAMEPQQGSFDPPVIHDFIETAYKQEELDLGLEPLSSKEPSSRTGGTKEKPAEVELDLKDMEFIQMEESNGVIVEEPAPHYEIPSLSLLARPKLAKQQGKEYRDMQSNARKLEQTLESFGVNARVMQIHRGPTVTRYEVQPAVGVKVSKIVNLADDIALALAAKDIRIEAPIPGKSAIGIEVPNSEVAVVSLREVLESGTYQDSEGKLNVGLGRDISGEPIIANLAKMPHLLVAGATGSGKSVCINGIITSVLFKAKPHEVKLMMIDPKMVELNMYNGIPHLLAPVVTDARRASMALKKVVVEMEKRYELFAKSGTRNIDLYNQAVVQSGTGKPLPFIVVIVDELADLMMVAAGDVEDAICRLAQMARAAGIHLIIATQRPSVDVITGVIKANIPSRIAFGVSSMTDSRTILDMGGAEKLLGRGDMLYLPMGASKPTRVQGAFVSDEEVEAVVEYVKNQQSAKYHAEMIPAEPEQVTEAVPEDDLYDEAVKLVIEAQTASASLLQRRFRIGYTRAARLVDMMEANKIVGPFEGSKPREVLVKKNESNIS, from the coding sequence ATGGCATCTAGCAAAAACAAAAAAAGTAAAAAACAGAATTCACCCAGATTCTCATTAAAGAGTACGTTGGTGTTCGAGTTATATGGACTAGTTCTTTTAGCCGTATTTCTTATCACTCTTTCAAAGTATGGTTGGGTTGGGGAAACTTTTTCTTGGATCGTTCGTTTCCTTACGGGTACTTGGGATTTTATCATTCCCTTGATTGGGATCTTCTGTGCAGCGCATATTATGGTTCGAAGGCAATGGCCAATTCTGTATACTCCCCGTTGGGTTGGGTTATTTATCATATTTTTCTCGGTTTTGCTCTTTGATCATATTCTCTTCTTTGATCAGTTATCAGCTCAGGGTAAATTTACAGATCAAAGTATTGTGAAGATTTCATGGGATGCTATCCTACAAGAAAAAGCACAGCTGGAATCAGGAATGGTTTCAACTACGGATATTGGCGGAGGAATGATTGGGGCAGTTGGACTTGCTATCAATTATTACCTATTTGCTCGTACCGGAACGATGATTATTGCCTTCTTTTCGTTTCTTATAGGTCTCATGCTTCTTTTTCAAATATCCTATGTTGCCTTGTTTACAAGAGGACGAGACTTGGTATCTGTTGCAGGCAAGTCTGTTGCAAACAAAGGGAAAGAGGCCGTTCATTTAATGCTTGAACGAGCTGAAAAGGAAGATTCAAAGAATGAGGTGACGAAAGGGAAGCCCGAGCCTAAAGGAGATTTCTCCTCTGTTGATTTTGATTTTCGTAAACCGGCCATGGAACCACAACAAGGGAGTTTTGATCCACCAGTTATACACGATTTTATAGAAACAGCTTATAAGCAAGAGGAACTAGATCTTGGCTTGGAGCCCCTTTCTTCCAAGGAACCGTCTTCACGAACCGGGGGCACCAAGGAGAAGCCTGCAGAGGTGGAATTAGATTTAAAGGATATGGAATTTATACAGATGGAGGAGAGCAATGGGGTGATAGTAGAGGAACCAGCTCCTCATTATGAGATCCCAAGCTTATCTTTGTTAGCGAGACCTAAACTTGCTAAGCAACAAGGAAAAGAATATCGAGATATGCAGTCCAATGCACGAAAATTAGAACAAACACTTGAAAGCTTTGGTGTGAATGCAAGAGTCATGCAGATTCACAGAGGTCCGACAGTCACACGGTATGAAGTTCAGCCTGCTGTAGGAGTAAAGGTTAGTAAAATTGTCAATTTAGCCGATGACATTGCTCTAGCATTAGCAGCAAAAGATATCCGAATAGAGGCTCCGATACCTGGGAAATCGGCCATTGGGATCGAAGTACCGAATTCGGAAGTCGCTGTAGTTAGTCTCAGAGAGGTTCTAGAGAGTGGGACTTATCAGGACTCAGAAGGTAAACTCAACGTAGGATTAGGCCGTGATATATCGGGCGAACCGATTATTGCAAACCTTGCAAAGATGCCGCATTTACTTGTAGCCGGGGCTACCGGTAGCGGAAAAAGTGTTTGTATTAATGGAATTATTACAAGTGTACTCTTTAAAGCAAAACCTCATGAAGTGAAGCTTATGATGATAGACCCGAAAATGGTGGAGCTAAATATGTACAATGGGATTCCTCATTTGTTGGCTCCCGTTGTAACAGATGCAAGAAGAGCTTCCATGGCCTTGAAAAAAGTAGTTGTGGAAATGGAAAAAAGGTATGAGCTATTCGCCAAAAGTGGAACAAGAAATATCGATCTATATAACCAAGCGGTAGTTCAATCCGGTACAGGGAAACCTTTACCCTTTATTGTAGTCATTGTGGATGAGTTAGCAGATCTTATGATGGTTGCTGCCGGCGATGTTGAGGATGCGATATGCCGATTGGCCCAGATGGCAAGAGCAGCTGGGATTCACTTGATTATTGCTACACAACGACCGTCTGTTGATGTAATTACTGGAGTGATTAAGGCGAACATTCCATCACGGATTGCCTTCGGAGTTTCCTCTATGACGGATTCAAGAACGATTCTTGATATGGGCGGAGCAGAGAAGTTGCTCGGTCGTGGGGACATGCTCTATCTCCCCATGGGAGCTTCGAAGCCAACCCGGGTTCAAGGGGCTTTCGTTTCCGATGAGGAAGTAGAAGCAGTCGTTGAATACGTGAAAAATCAGCAAAGTGCTAAATACCATGCAGAGATGATTCCGGCAGAACCTGAACAAGTGACCGAAGCAGTACCCGAAGATGACTTGTATGATGAAGCGGTAAAACTTGTAATTGAAGCCCAAACCGCTTCTGCTTCTTTACTACAGCGTAGATTTCGTATAGGCTATACACGAGCTGCTCGACTAGTTGATATGATGGAGGCGAATAAGATCGTCGGACCATTCGAGGGAAGTAAGCCACGAGAAGTTCTAGTTAAAAAGAACGAATCTAATATTTCATAG
- a CDS encoding ClpP family protease, with product MFVNQPGQPPNSDPGQQPNRTEAPAQPNEDQKKKGILETIQQLGQTAVATSPESNIHCLTIIGQIEGHMQLPPQNKTTKYEHIIPQLVAIEQNPKIEGLLLVLNTVGGDVEAGLAIAEMISSLSKPTVSLVLGGGHSIGVPIAVSADYSFIAPSATMIVHPVRLTGLVINVVESFEYLEKMQDRVVRFVVEHSKIEEEKFRELMLKVGELTRDVGTNVVGTTAVEVGLINEVGGIAQAMKKLNELIQQQKSQNPMLQ from the coding sequence ATGTTTGTGAACCAGCCTGGCCAACCACCTAATTCAGATCCTGGTCAGCAGCCCAATCGAACGGAAGCCCCAGCACAGCCAAATGAGGATCAAAAAAAGAAGGGGATCTTAGAAACCATCCAACAGTTAGGGCAAACGGCGGTAGCTACAAGTCCTGAGAGTAATATTCATTGTTTGACCATTATTGGCCAAATTGAAGGACATATGCAATTACCTCCTCAGAATAAGACAACAAAATATGAACATATTATCCCTCAATTAGTTGCAATTGAGCAAAATCCTAAAATTGAAGGATTGCTCCTTGTCCTTAACACAGTTGGAGGTGACGTGGAAGCAGGCTTGGCCATTGCCGAAATGATTAGCTCTCTTTCCAAGCCGACGGTCTCCTTGGTGCTAGGGGGAGGTCATAGTATTGGGGTGCCTATTGCTGTATCAGCAGATTATTCTTTTATTGCCCCATCTGCTACGATGATTGTTCACCCCGTACGCTTAACAGGGCTTGTTATTAATGTAGTAGAATCCTTTGAATACTTAGAGAAAATGCAGGATCGTGTGGTCAGATTTGTCGTGGAACATTCGAAGATTGAAGAAGAAAAGTTCCGTGAGCTTATGCTAAAAGTTGGAGAGCTAACAAGAGACGTCGGAACCAATGTGGTTGGAACTACTGCAGTTGAAGTCGGGTTAATTAATGAAGTGGGTGGGATTGCCCAGGCAATGAAAAAACTTAATGAATTAATCCAACAACAAAAATCGCAAAATCCAATGTTACAGTAA